One window from the genome of Paramisgurnus dabryanus chromosome 22, PD_genome_1.1, whole genome shotgun sequence encodes:
- the LOC135785567 gene encoding stonustoxin subunit beta-like, with protein sequence MVSLLLNPKQPYCIYIFAYLWLVTLSVINAKAMLQPKPDEIGTLNEETVRAPRAVSSEQKEIAALGRPLFPGMLYDLRRDTFISGVTLWDKKSLEENLHTHPQANTFTKFSSSDSVNSKSSLLDVSASLKTSFLGGLVEVGGSAKYLRDTKSSNKHSRVTMYYSETTRYEQLTMNHLGKITYPEVFDQKSATHVVVAVLYGAQAFMVFDRTFSEHEDKQKTEADLNAAVNNIPKLSAEGSTGFKMNLFEWIRARKITCTFYGDFRLNQNPTTYMEALEVYKELPTLLKDHPENAVPIKVWLYPLHLLNATAARLEKEISTSVAFSIEDIMEQMREAERTYNDLSENTLVNSFTDIKDRLHSFDKSFRNYKEVLLKAVGRVLPAIRGGEMEEKSLEDILKIHRSSPFDFDMLNQWLNDAKSELQILSSVIKSMEGIPVVESASLNSVLSNSKYLGVFCYTFTSLKYEDPYLSALKEFLNTDRFKEPYGEQNTVSVESVKKWFKDENNIETMNFNANILNSVAKPYEANNVHSIISAISDPDIPGSSIFVYKNGKLEGKEMQKTFRMMYDSYKANNGRK encoded by the exons ATGGTTTCACTTTTGCTGAACCCGAAGCAGCCGTACTGCATCTACATATTTGCGTATCTATGGCTGGTTACTCTTTCTGTAATAAATGCAAAG GCTATGTTACAACCCAAGCCCGATGAGATTGGGACTCTGAATGAAGAAACTGTAAGAGCACCCAGAG CCGTGTCATCAGAGCAAAAGGAAATAGCAGCCCTAGGAAGACCTCTCTTTCCTGGTATGCTGTACGACTTGCGCAGAGATACCTTCATTTCAG GTGTAACTTTGTGGGATAAGAAATCACTGGAGGAAAACTTGCACACCCATCCACAGGCCAATACATTTACGAAGTTCAGTAGCTCTGACTCTGTCAATAGTAAGTCCAGTCTCCTGGATGTAAGTGCTTCCCTAAAGACCAGTTTCTTGGGAGGGCTGGTGGAGGTGGGAGGATCTGCCAAGTACCTGCGTGACACCAAATCCTCAAATAAACATTCCAGAGTTACAATGTATTACAGCGAAACCACAAGATATGAACAGCTAACTATGAACCATCTGGGCAAGATCACATACCCTGAGGTGTTTGACCAGAAATCAGCAACTCATGTAGTCGTGGCTGTGCTGTACGGAGCTCAGGCATTCATGGTGTTTGATCGGACATTTTCAGAACATGAAGATAAGCAGAAGACTGAGGCAGACCTGAATGCCGCTGTCAACAATATCCCTAAATTATCTGCTGAGGGTAGCACAGGCTTTAAAATGAACCTTTTTGAATGGATAAGGGCTAGGAAGATCACCTGCACATTTTATGGTGACTTCCGCCTTAATCAGAACCCCACCACATACATGGAGGCTCTGGAAGTGTACAAAGAGCTCCCCACTTTGCTGAAAGATCATCCAGAGAATGCAGTTCCAATAAAAGTTTGGCTCTATCCTCTTCATCTTTTGAATGCAACAGCAGCTCGGTTAGAGAAAGAAATTAGTACAAGTGTGGCTTTTTCAATTGAAGATATAATGGAGCAGATGAGAGAGGCAGAGAGGACATACAATGACCTGTCagaaaacacactagtaaataGTTTCACAGACATTAAAGATAGGCTACACTCATTTGATAAATCGTTTAGGAACTACAAGGAAGTGCTACTGAAAGCGGTCGGCAGGGTCTTGCCTGCTATTCGAGGAGGAGAGATGGAGGAGAAGTCTCTGGAAGACATCCTGAAGATCCACAGAAGCTCGCCATTTGATTTTGACATGCTTAACCAGTGGTTAAATGATGCAAAGTCTGAACTTCAAATCTTGAGTTCTGTTATCAAGTCAATGGAAGGGATTCCAGTTGTAGAATCAGCCAGTCTCAACAGTGTCCTTAGTAATTCTAAATATCTTGGAGTGTTCTGCTATACCTTTACATCTCTGAAGTATGAAGACCCGTATCTTTCAGCATTGAAGGAGTTCCTGAATACTGACAGGTTCAAAGAGCCATATGGGGAACAAAACACAGTTTCTGTGGAATCTGTCAAAAAGTGGTTTAAGGATGAGAATAATATCGAAACAATGAATTTTAACGCCAATATCTTAAACAGTGTGGCAAAGCCGTATGAGGCAAACAATGTCCATTCGATTATTTCTGCAATCTCTGATCCTGACATTCCAGGCTCCTCCATCTTTGTGTATAAAAATGGGAAACTGGAAGGTAAAGAGATGCAAAAAACATTCAGAATGATGTATGATTCTTATAAAGCTAACAATGGGCGGAAATAA
- the myripb gene encoding rab effector MyRIP isoform X3, translating into MAETLTVALRVAEEAIEEAIAKAESYRDSLEKQNEARYLRDHREELVEELATTIVQKIIQRGKRSEIQAEYEFIWPQIHSNELPSPASTQDAHATQHSHSTSQHGAVAQANTTSSYSLWRSRSAFSITSDDSPEKGPEVGMAPVGPESSEVDKDIQNYTSLRRESRASSLPGWKSVDRLDNSSASSVLQSPDGNWIALQSSQHSRPSLLTKRKSLVFSILEKESGVVSAYDEMGSESDPEDKGGWGAALLQFRRRLSDETYYTDSQHDPEWTYTQHPPVTSPSSGQYTNTETLNSDSEMSTGPSTRARRPAHVTPQRKKVPPDPHLCPPFRHPMSTAAPPHLRPEVLDVNFNPRLGGDSSDGEDRSEQVKRSRRRRRSKRETSEPSRAHNALYSAATAENSALLLNAMMMRRQQSQETPGPLGYHTPDTVTPPELLTSGAMTPEPDYQNTVAHNSSAASPPMLNKQGFGIQGPVVRASSVNETLEQELRSKLCDLVGQASEMDVMSSDYELRDSVREKESEIIKRERRENKRDKRTDREINEKMNERQQERQINKEREIKRERHNQIQSVLGRDRERQMEIQLKRDQERQAKFERQRKILHTDSEPDVEVKEEEKQEVARMTEEVRVMERTRSLEEDNEEKVKRTSPQRSKHETGLERQEQLETKATRSTATSPDSAPCGLEEPMAPSEEGFNDRALQQKLLLLSSFAQQKYSAASLCSITTEVLKVLNATEDLLGEAEGKVHDPSPAGTPLSSRPGNKKLDQHLTKMEENVYLAAGAVYSLEGALSDLEECARSISSSTTETELAYLEDQVATAAAQVQQSELQISDIEARIASLKSAGLNVSTCTRFSKFKSKPKAQTLDSSRHQRRKLPAPPFKSLSTEMEYKPESQVRSMRP; encoded by the exons ATGGCAGAGACGCTCACCGTCGCCCTGCGTGTAGCAGAAGAGGCTATAGAGGAAGCCATCGCAAAAGCCGAGAGCTACAGAGACAGTCTG GAGAAACAGAATGAGGCTCGATATTTACGTGACCATAGAGAAGAGCTCGTAGAGGAACTCGCCACAACAATTGTACAAAAA ATCATTCAAAGGGGTAAGAGGTCTGAGATTCAGGCCGAGTATGAGTTTATATGGCCTCAGATTCACAGTAATGAGTTGCCGTCCCCCGCCTCGACACAAGACGCACACGCAACTCAGCATTCACACAGTACCTCCCAGCACGGCGCTGTAGCACAGGCAAACACCACAAGCTCCTATTCCCTGTGG aGGTCAAGATCAGCATTCTCTATAACAAGTGACGATTCTCCAGAGAAGGGCCCTGAGGTGGGTATGGCCCCGGTGGGCCCTGAGAGTTCAGAGGTAGATAAGGACATCCAGAACTACACTTCACTCAGAAGAGAGTCCAGAGCATCATCACTTCCAGGGTGGAAGAGTGTTGACCGCTTGGACAACTCGA GTGCATCCTCAGTCCTCCAGTCACCTGATGGTAACTGGATCGCCCTGCAGAGCTCCCAGCATTCCCGGCCCAGTCTGCTGACCAAGCGCAAGAGCCTGGTCTTCAGCATACTAGAGAAAGAATCGGGCGTCGTGTCCGCATACGACGAAATGGGCTCTGAATCGGACCCCGAGGACAAGGGAGGATGGGGGGCTGCCCTGTTACAGTTTCGCCGCCGTCTTTCTGACGAAACCTATTACACTGACTCTCAACACGACCCTGAATGGACATACACGCAACACCCACCTGTGACATCACCCTCTTCGGGTCAATACACCAACACGGAGACCCTCAACTCGGACTCGGAAATGTCAACCGGCCCTTCGACTCGAGCCCGCAGACCCGCCCACGTTACGCCCCAGAGGAAAAAGGTGCCACCTGATCCACACCTGTGTCCTCCTTTTAGACATCCCATGAGCACTGCTGCCCCACCTCATCTGAGACCAGAGGTCCTGGATGTGAACTTTAACCCCCGTTTGGGCGGGGATAGTAGTGATGGGGAGGACCGGAGCGAGCAGGTGAAAAGATCAAGGAGGCGACGCAGAAGCAAGCGCGAGACATCAGAGCCGAGCCGGGCACAtaatgcactgtacagcgcCGCTACAGCG GAGAACAGCGCTCTTCTTCTCAACGCCATGATGATGCGCCGACAGCAGAGCCAGGAGACTCCAGGCCCTCTCGGTTATCACACTCCAGACACTGTGACCCCTCCTGAGCTTTTGACGTCTGGTGCCATGACCCCTGAACCTGACTATCAGAACACAGTGGCTCATAACTCCAGTGCTGCCAGCCCACCAATGCTCAACAAACAAGGGTTCGGCATTCAGGGCCCCGTCGTGAGGGCCTCTTCTGTCAACGAAACCCTGGAACAAGAATTGAGATCCAAACTCTGTGACCTGGTTGGCCAGGCCAGCGAGATGGATGTGATGTCATCTGATTATGAGCTCCGGGACAGTGTTAGGGAAAAAGAAAGTGAAATAATTAAAAGGGAGAGGCGTGAGAATAAACGAGACAAGAGGACTGATAGagaaataaatgagaaaatgaaTGAACGGCAGCAAgaaagacaaataaataaagagagagagatcaagAGAGAGCGACATAATCAGATACAAAGTGTGCTTGGGAGAGATAGAGAAAGACAAATGGAGATTCAGCTGAAAAGAGATCAAGAGAGGCAAGCAAAGTTTGAAAGGCAAAGGAAAATCTTACACACGGACAGCGAACCTGACGTGGAAGTAAAAGAAgaagagaaacaggaagtggccCGTATGACAGAGGAAGTGAGAGTTATGGAGCGAACCAGGAGTTTGGAGGAAGACAATGAGGAGAAAGTGAAGAGAACATCACCGCAGAGAAGCAAACATGAAACAGGGTTAGAAAGACAAGAACAACTTGAGACAAAGGCAACACGATCGACAGCCACATCTCCAGACAGTGCCCCCTGTGGTCTGGAGGAGCCAATGGCTCCATCAGAG GAGGGGTTCAATGATCGTGCCCTACAGCAGAAGCTTCTGTTACTCTCATCTTTCGCACAGCAG AAGTATTCGGCCGCATCCTTGTGCAGCATCACCACAGAAGTCCTAAAGGTCCTCAATGCCACAGAGGATTTGCTTGGAGAGGCGGAAGGTAAAGTGCACGACCCTTCTCCAGCTGGCACACCATTATCATCTCGCCCTGGAAATAAGAAGTTGGACCAGCACCTCACTAAGATGGAGGAAAAT GTGTATCTGGCTGCAGGTGCAGTGTACAGTCTAGAGGGGGCGCTAAGTGATTTAGAAGAATGTGCCCGCAGCATTAGCAGCTCCACCACTGAAACTGAACTGGCCTACCTGGAGGATCAGGTAGCCACTGCTGCCGCCCAAGTGCAGCAGTCTGAGCTCCAG ATCTCTGATATCGAGGCAAGAATAGCGTCCCTCAAATCTGCAGGATTGAATGTGTCTACATGCACACGATTTTCCAAGTTCAAGTCTAAACCTAAG GCCCAGACGTTAGATTCTTCTCGGCATCAGAGGAGAAAACTTCCTGCACCTCCTTTCAAAAGTCTATCTACAG